One window from the genome of Marinobacter sp. LV10R510-11A encodes:
- the aroB gene encoding 3-dehydroquinate synthase translates to MYNLLHELPVDLGERSYPIMIGEGMLGQYDLSGYVGGSQVMIVTNDVVGPLYLEQAKASFPGKAVDTVVLPDGEKHKDWQTLNLIFDALLEKRHTRKTTLVALGGGVVGDMTGFAAASYQRGVPFIQIPTTLLSQVDSSVGGKTGINHPLGKNMVGAFHQPKVVMIDTDTLQSLPPKEVSAGLAEVIKYGLIRDTAFLGWLEGAIEQLVACDSQALAEAILRSCACKADVVAQDERENGLRATLNLGHTFGHAIETFAGYGNWLHGEAVGTGMIMAADLSAREGLISPADYDRVVHIIRRASLPAQPPMEMTPADFMSLMAVDKKNIDGRLRLVLLRSVGDAVVTSEASPENLTATLNAFCQQES, encoded by the coding sequence ATGTATAACCTGCTTCATGAACTCCCGGTCGATCTGGGAGAGCGCAGTTACCCCATTATGATCGGCGAAGGCATGTTGGGGCAGTACGACCTTTCTGGTTACGTTGGCGGCTCTCAAGTAATGATTGTGACCAACGATGTGGTCGGTCCTTTGTACCTTGAGCAGGCCAAAGCCAGCTTTCCCGGCAAGGCGGTGGATACCGTTGTGCTGCCGGATGGCGAAAAACATAAAGACTGGCAGACGCTGAACCTGATTTTTGATGCCTTGCTGGAAAAGCGGCACACCCGAAAAACCACACTGGTGGCGCTGGGCGGCGGTGTTGTGGGCGATATGACTGGGTTTGCGGCGGCTTCCTACCAGCGCGGCGTGCCGTTTATACAGATCCCAACCACGCTGTTGTCCCAGGTTGATTCATCTGTGGGTGGCAAGACCGGCATTAACCACCCGCTCGGGAAAAACATGGTAGGGGCTTTTCACCAACCAAAAGTGGTGATGATTGATACCGATACGCTGCAGTCTCTGCCGCCGAAGGAAGTGTCTGCGGGGCTTGCTGAGGTTATCAAGTATGGCCTGATCCGTGACACCGCTTTTCTGGGCTGGTTGGAAGGGGCAATTGAGCAGTTGGTAGCCTGCGACAGCCAAGCTCTGGCAGAAGCTATATTGCGCTCATGCGCCTGCAAGGCGGATGTTGTGGCGCAGGATGAACGTGAGAACGGGCTCCGGGCTACGCTAAACCTTGGTCATACATTTGGCCACGCCATTGAGACCTTTGCCGGCTACGGCAACTGGTTGCATGGAGAGGCGGTGGGCACGGGTATGATCATGGCAGCTGATCTATCGGCACGGGAAGGTTTGATAAGCCCGGCTGATTACGATCGCGTTGTGCACATTATTCGTAGGGCCAGCCTGCCAGCGCAGCCGCCGATGGAGATGACGCCCGCAGACTTCATGAGCCTGATGGCCGTTGATAAGAAGAACATCGACGGCAGGTTAAGGCTTGTATTGCTTCGTTCCGTTGGCGATGCGGTGGTTACATCGGAGGCGTCTCCGGAAAACCTCACGGCGACGCTTAATGCATTCTGCCAGCAGGAAAGCTGA
- the aroK gene encoding shikimate kinase AroK produces the protein MSLPKRVVLIGPMGAGKSTIGRMLARELGYRFLDSDRIIEARCGANIPWIFDVEGEGGFRLRETAMLDELSAEPESVLATGGGAVMRAENHPLLKKDAVVIYLRTSIEQQVERTRKDRNRPLLQNDDPEGVLRRLFAVRDPLYTELADIIMYTDRKSPRLVVRQLVNRINPKTPKQQRQVRKEGRNYV, from the coding sequence ATGTCTTTGCCCAAACGCGTTGTCTTGATTGGCCCAATGGGCGCCGGTAAAAGTACGATTGGCCGGATGCTCGCCCGAGAGCTGGGGTACCGTTTTCTTGATTCTGACCGGATCATCGAGGCGCGTTGTGGAGCAAATATTCCCTGGATATTCGATGTTGAAGGAGAGGGCGGCTTTCGGCTGCGTGAAACAGCGATGCTGGACGAGCTGTCTGCGGAGCCGGAGTCTGTTTTGGCCACCGGTGGTGGCGCGGTTATGCGGGCCGAAAACCACCCGCTGTTGAAAAAAGATGCGGTGGTCATCTACTTACGCACATCGATAGAGCAACAGGTGGAACGCACCCGTAAAGATCGGAACCGGCCATTGCTTCAAAACGACGATCCTGAAGGCGTTTTGCGCCGGCTGTTTGCGGTCAGGGATCCGCTATATACCGAACTTGCCGATATTATTATGTATACAGATCGCAAAAGCCCCCGGCTTGTGGTTCGACAGCTTGTTAATCGAATAAATCCGAAAACGCCGAAACAACAAAGGCAAGTACGTAAGGAAGGCCGTAACTATGTATAA